A DNA window from Candidatus Roseilinea sp. contains the following coding sequences:
- a CDS encoding ABC transporter permease, with amino-acid sequence MEGTAAPQTMNPPAPIAGLPPTVYRIGAFVISLILVALVIFISGASPATVIGRMVGGAFGTADQIGRVIATLSPLLLCAAGLVYTFNAGLYNLGVEGQITFGAIAATWTLRLLYPEGATASLLPPPAAIALAILVGGVGGIAWGLLAGALHVYGRISEIFAGLGLNFAATGIAIYLIFGPWKRPGVASLSGTQPFDESLWLGTFGRTEATPVALALGLIALIITIVVMRNTYFGLRLRAVGRNLRAAYVLGVPARRQLLSAFLICGLFAGVAGALQVVGVFHRLIPNISSNLGFLGLLVVMLVNFDPLWILPVAFFFSALNIGSLQLPLSLGLESSLSGVIQGLLVLFALLGRGLAQKYGRKPEG; translated from the coding sequence ATGGAAGGCACCGCAGCGCCCCAGACGATGAACCCGCCGGCGCCTATTGCCGGCCTGCCGCCGACCGTCTACCGCATCGGCGCATTCGTCATATCGCTTATCCTCGTTGCGCTGGTCATCTTCATCTCCGGCGCATCGCCCGCGACGGTAATCGGCCGCATGGTCGGCGGCGCGTTTGGCACCGCCGACCAGATCGGGCGCGTCATCGCCACGCTATCGCCTTTGCTGCTCTGCGCCGCCGGCCTGGTCTACACGTTCAACGCCGGCCTGTACAACCTGGGCGTTGAGGGACAGATCACCTTCGGCGCCATTGCGGCGACTTGGACGCTCCGCCTGCTGTATCCCGAAGGCGCGACGGCCAGCCTGCTGCCGCCGCCGGCGGCGATTGCGCTCGCCATCCTCGTCGGCGGCGTCGGCGGCATCGCTTGGGGGCTGCTAGCCGGCGCGCTGCACGTGTACGGCCGCATCAGTGAGATCTTCGCCGGACTCGGCCTGAACTTCGCCGCCACCGGCATCGCCATCTACCTGATCTTCGGCCCGTGGAAGCGGCCGGGCGTCGCCTCGCTCAGCGGCACCCAGCCGTTTGATGAGTCGCTGTGGCTGGGCACCTTCGGCAGAACCGAGGCCACGCCCGTGGCGCTGGCGCTGGGCTTGATTGCGCTCATCATCACCATCGTCGTCATGCGCAACACCTACTTCGGGCTGCGCCTGCGCGCAGTGGGTCGCAACCTGCGCGCAGCATACGTGTTGGGCGTGCCGGCGCGCCGCCAGTTGCTCAGCGCGTTCCTCATCTGCGGACTGTTCGCCGGCGTCGCCGGCGCGCTGCAGGTGGTGGGAGTGTTCCATCGGCTCATCCCCAACATCTCCAGCAATCTGGGCTTCTTGGGATTGCTGGTGGTGATGCTGGTGAACTTCGACCCGCTGTGGATCCTGCCGGTGGCGTTCTTCTTCAGCGCGCTGAACATCGGCAGCCTGCAACTGCCGCTCTCCCTGGGGTTGGAATCTTCGCTTTCCGGCGTGATCCAGGGGTTGCTGGTGCTCTTTGCGCTGCTCGGCCGAGGCCTGGCGCAGAAATACGGCCGCAAGCCCGAAGGATGA
- a CDS encoding chlorophyllide reductase iron protein subunit X produces the protein MTPRMIAIYGKGGIGKSFFTANLSAKMALKGLRVLQLGCDPKHDSCNALFEGRSLPTIGDQWRLFKDAGREKELDVRHLIFKADLGRGAQLFGAELGGPEVGRGCGGRGISFGFGLLEERGMANWALDYIIMDFLGDVVCGGFATPIAKSLAEEIIIVASHDRMSLYAANNIARAVNYFQAMGGSTRLIGMVLNRDDGSGVAERFAERIGLPILAKIPFSPAARALSDRCKLLFELPEMDAIFDAFVNKIHHREYTAPEKVTPLEYDEFLAVFGASEPPDLPEGATLDELMGRDSQSVVGIDLNSPDYSQDSKVLVRRIMQEMGLKVIRLVEEPERGVVVTTEAGWEAIFGDPCKDMDAKIAILSALGHSGEKFRLADLRYTAAPFYE, from the coding sequence ATGACCCCACGGATGATCGCAATCTACGGCAAAGGCGGCATCGGCAAGAGCTTCTTCACCGCCAATCTCAGCGCCAAGATGGCACTCAAAGGTCTGCGCGTGTTGCAGCTTGGTTGTGACCCCAAGCACGACAGTTGCAACGCGTTGTTCGAGGGGCGTAGCTTGCCGACCATCGGCGATCAGTGGCGGCTTTTCAAAGACGCCGGCCGTGAGAAGGAGCTGGACGTGCGTCACTTGATCTTCAAAGCCGACCTGGGGCGCGGCGCGCAGCTCTTCGGCGCGGAGTTAGGCGGGCCGGAGGTTGGCCGTGGCTGCGGCGGGCGCGGCATCTCCTTCGGCTTCGGCCTGCTCGAAGAACGCGGCATGGCCAACTGGGCGTTGGATTACATCATCATGGACTTCCTCGGCGATGTGGTGTGCGGCGGCTTTGCGACGCCCATCGCTAAGAGCCTGGCCGAGGAGATCATCATCGTCGCCAGCCATGACCGCATGAGCTTGTATGCGGCGAACAACATCGCCCGCGCCGTCAACTACTTCCAGGCCATGGGCGGCAGCACGCGCCTGATCGGCATGGTGCTCAACCGCGACGACGGCAGCGGCGTGGCCGAGCGCTTCGCCGAGCGCATCGGCCTGCCCATCTTGGCCAAGATTCCCTTTAGTCCGGCTGCGCGCGCGCTCAGCGACCGCTGCAAGTTGCTCTTCGAGCTGCCGGAGATGGATGCCATCTTCGACGCCTTCGTCAATAAGATTCACCATCGCGAATACACGGCGCCGGAGAAGGTCACGCCTCTGGAATACGACGAGTTCCTGGCCGTGTTCGGCGCAAGTGAGCCGCCGGACCTGCCCGAAGGCGCCACGCTCGACGAGCTGATGGGACGCGACAGCCAATCCGTGGTCGGCATTGACCTGAACAGCCCAGACTACAGCCAGGACAGCAAAGTCCTGGTGCGGCGCATCATGCAAGAGATGGGGCTGAAGGTCATTCGGCTGGTCGAAGAGCCGGAACGCGGCGTGGTGGTGACGACCGAGGCCGGCTGGGAAGCGATCTTCGGCGACCCGTGCAAAGACATGGATGCCAAGATCGCGATTTTGTCTGCGCTCGGCCACAGCGGCGAAAAGTTCCGCCTGGCCGACCTGCGCTATACGGCTGCGCCGTTCTATGAATGA
- a CDS encoding molybdenum cofactor biosynthesis protein B: MSSASTQQHREIAARQGAISVAIVTVSDTRTRENDTGGDFIEARVTSAGHRVVFRAIVKDEPEQIGALLDRIVAETDARVILFTGGTGIAPRDTTYDVVSRKLEKVMPGFGELFRMLSYQEVGAAAMLSRATAGVYRGRVVISMPGSPNAVQVAMDKLIMPEIQHLAWEVAR, encoded by the coding sequence ATGAGCAGCGCATCCACCCAACAACACCGCGAAATCGCCGCCCGGCAAGGCGCCATCTCCGTCGCTATCGTCACCGTGAGCGACACGCGCACGCGCGAAAATGACACCGGCGGTGACTTCATCGAGGCGCGCGTGACATCCGCCGGGCACCGCGTGGTCTTTCGCGCGATCGTCAAGGATGAGCCAGAGCAAATCGGCGCGTTGCTGGATCGCATCGTTGCCGAGACCGACGCGCGCGTGATCCTGTTCACCGGCGGCACCGGCATTGCCCCGCGCGATACGACCTACGACGTGGTCTCGCGCAAGCTGGAGAAAGTGATGCCGGGCTTCGGCGAGCTGTTCCGCATGCTCAGCTATCAGGAGGTGGGCGCAGCCGCCATGCTCTCGCGCGCGACGGCCGGCGTGTATCGCGGGCGTGTGGTGATCTCTATGCCCGGCTCGCCCAACGCTGTGCAGGTCGCCATGGACAAGTTAATCATGCCGGAGATCCAGCACTTGGCCTGGGAAGTGGCGCGATAA
- a CDS encoding sugar ABC transporter: MNVELRHIHKHFGSVHANDDVSLTVAAGTIHGLLGENGAGKSTLVKILSGFITRDSGEIVLGGQPAHIQSPADALRYGIGMLHQDPLDFPPLTVIENFMAGSPATPALLNARAAERNFRALCRQFHFDLDPHARVSDLTVGERQQLEIVRLLANGASTLILDEPTTGISATQKTLLFDALRQLAQEGKSIIFVSHKLEDVEALCDCVTVMRRGRVVGELNLRPYRANGQDAHGSTDQHFEVTARIVEMMFGKELAMPVKPATHQDDVILRLDGLLLRSDRLEMRIEHLAVRRGEVIGIAGLEGSGQQLFLLTCAGLEHPAAGSIHVDGRDLTRKPYSAFLKAGVCYLPADRLREGLINGLSIQEHVALRMSNKGIFIDRAAAAQEAERAIATFNIRGRPDTAVERLSGGNQQRTQLALMPSPLNVLLMEHPTRGLDIESTLWVWQQLIARCNQGTAILFASSDLDEIVQYSDRVIVFSGGRISPPIAAAELTADSLGQMIGGRF; encoded by the coding sequence GTGAACGTCGAACTGCGCCACATCCACAAGCACTTCGGCAGCGTCCACGCCAATGACGATGTCTCGCTCACGGTCGCGGCCGGGACGATCCACGGGCTGCTGGGCGAGAACGGCGCCGGCAAGAGCACGCTGGTCAAAATCCTCAGCGGCTTCATCACCCGCGACAGCGGTGAGATCGTGCTCGGCGGACAGCCGGCGCACATTCAGTCGCCGGCCGATGCGCTGCGCTACGGCATCGGCATGTTGCATCAAGACCCGCTGGACTTTCCGCCGCTCACTGTGATCGAGAATTTCATGGCCGGCTCGCCGGCGACGCCGGCGCTGCTGAACGCGCGCGCCGCCGAGCGAAACTTCCGCGCCTTGTGTCGCCAGTTCCATTTCGACCTCGACCCACACGCGCGCGTGAGCGACCTGACCGTGGGCGAGCGCCAGCAACTGGAAATCGTGCGCCTATTGGCCAACGGCGCCAGCACCCTCATCCTCGACGAGCCGACCACCGGCATCTCAGCAACACAAAAAACGCTGCTCTTCGATGCGCTGCGCCAACTGGCGCAGGAGGGCAAATCCATCATCTTCGTCTCGCACAAGCTCGAAGACGTGGAAGCGCTGTGCGATTGCGTCACCGTGATGCGCCGGGGACGGGTGGTGGGCGAGCTGAACCTGCGCCCTTACCGCGCGAACGGTCAAGACGCGCACGGGTCAACCGATCAGCATTTTGAAGTCACGGCGCGCATCGTCGAGATGATGTTCGGCAAAGAGTTGGCCATGCCCGTCAAGCCGGCGACGCACCAGGACGACGTCATCCTCCGGTTGGATGGCCTCCTCTTGCGCAGCGACCGGCTGGAGATGCGCATCGAACATTTGGCCGTGCGACGCGGCGAGGTGATCGGCATCGCCGGCCTGGAGGGCAGCGGACAGCAACTCTTCTTGCTGACTTGCGCCGGCCTCGAACATCCGGCCGCCGGTTCAATCCACGTTGACGGGCGCGACTTGACGCGCAAGCCCTACAGCGCATTTTTGAAGGCCGGCGTGTGTTATCTACCCGCCGACCGGCTGCGCGAGGGGTTGATCAACGGCCTGAGCATCCAAGAGCACGTCGCGCTGCGCATGTCGAACAAGGGCATTTTCATTGATCGCGCGGCTGCGGCGCAGGAAGCCGAGCGCGCCATCGCCACGTTCAACATCCGCGGCCGGCCGGACACGGCCGTCGAGCGGCTCTCCGGCGGCAACCAGCAGCGCACCCAACTGGCGCTGATGCCCTCTCCGCTCAACGTGCTGCTCATGGAGCATCCCACGCGCGGCCTGGACATCGAATCCACGCTGTGGGTGTGGCAGCAGCTCATTGCACGCTGCAACCAAGGCACGGCGATCTTGTTCGCATCGTCCGACCTGGACGAGATCGTGCAATACAGCGACCGCGTCATCGTGTTCAGCGGCGGACGCATCTCGCCGCCGATCGCCGCCGCAGAGCTAACCGCCGACTCGCTAGGCCAGATGATCGGCGGCCGATTCTGA
- a CDS encoding peptidyl-tRNA hydrolase has protein sequence MDERRRIIVGLGNPGKQYANNRHNAGFMVVDRLAERHGLKFTRMMHKGIVALGEIEGHKVALVKPQTFMNLSGESVAPIVQFYKSEPSDLLVVYDELDLPAGQLRMRPKGGSGGHNGMKSVIARLGSEDFPRLRIGVGRPPGRRDPKDFLLDDFTRDELTALEPAFDRAVEGIRRWLRDGIDNAMNFVNKPSDVG, from the coding sequence ATGGACGAACGTCGTCGCATCATCGTCGGCCTGGGCAACCCCGGCAAGCAGTATGCCAACAACCGCCACAATGCCGGCTTCATGGTCGTAGACCGGCTGGCCGAACGGCACGGCTTGAAATTCACGCGGATGATGCACAAGGGCATCGTCGCGCTGGGCGAGATCGAAGGGCACAAGGTGGCGCTGGTGAAGCCGCAGACGTTCATGAACCTGAGCGGCGAATCGGTCGCGCCCATCGTTCAGTTCTACAAGTCTGAACCGAGCGACTTACTGGTGGTGTATGACGAACTCGACTTGCCGGCGGGCCAACTGCGCATGCGACCCAAGGGCGGCTCCGGCGGCCACAACGGTATGAAGTCCGTCATCGCCCGTCTCGGCAGTGAAGACTTTCCCCGCCTGCGCATCGGCGTAGGCCGGCCCCCGGGCCGCCGCGACCCGAAAGACTTTTTGCTGGACGACTTCACGCGCGACGAATTGACCGCGCTCGAACCCGCCTTCGACCGCGCTGTCGAAGGCATCCGGCGCTGGCTCCGCGATGGGATTGACAACGCCATGAACTTCGTGAACAAGCCATCTGACGTTGGGTAG
- a CDS encoding ABC transporter ATP-binding protein yields the protein MTIRALGPLDLRIESGEFVCIVGPSGCGKSTLLRLIAGLDRPTGGALRVGSPTPTLVFQGDSTFPWLTVYGNVEYPLRLRGVPEREREAAVMHKLSLVGLSGFAEAYPYQLSGGMKQRVALARAWAADPEILLMDEPFGALDEQTRMALQQELLRLWEGPPGAPHTRRTVLFVTHAIDEALALGDRVLVMSAAPGRIVKEVRVPFPRPRDAIQLKRDPRFGELAYELWLSLK from the coding sequence GTGACCATCCGCGCCCTTGGCCCGCTTGACCTGCGCATTGAGTCCGGCGAATTTGTGTGCATCGTTGGGCCAAGCGGCTGCGGTAAGAGCACGCTGCTGCGCTTGATCGCCGGACTGGATCGGCCGACCGGGGGTGCGTTGCGCGTCGGCAGCCCGACGCCCACGCTCGTTTTTCAGGGCGACTCCACCTTCCCCTGGCTTACCGTTTACGGCAACGTTGAGTATCCGCTGCGGTTGCGCGGCGTGCCCGAAAGGGAACGCGAGGCTGCCGTGATGCACAAGCTCAGCCTGGTGGGCCTTTCCGGGTTCGCCGAGGCGTATCCCTATCAACTCTCCGGCGGCATGAAGCAGCGCGTCGCGCTGGCGCGGGCGTGGGCCGCCGATCCGGAGATCCTGTTGATGGATGAGCCGTTCGGCGCGCTCGACGAGCAGACGCGCATGGCGCTGCAACAGGAGCTGCTGCGGCTGTGGGAAGGCCCGCCGGGAGCGCCTCACACGCGCAGAACGGTGCTGTTCGTCACCCACGCCATTGACGAGGCGTTGGCATTGGGCGACCGCGTGTTGGTGATGTCGGCAGCGCCCGGCCGCATCGTCAAGGAAGTGCGCGTGCCCTTCCCGCGCCCGCGCGATGCGATCCAGCTCAAGCGCGACCCGCGATTTGGCGAGCTGGCCTATGAACTCTGGCTGTCCCTGAAGTAG
- a CDS encoding alpha-amylase yields the protein MEFHISRAARERYDFDQSIYQFTGNAVFANLRAVREFAQRMNDRRDAARNPDRAVRAGDLNAMGLIDELLHLVVRLYDEALRQRGQMPSHRRSFSDALDYASQKLGREAVYATLARFTEHFPPLPVYRREMNPATYLVAYSTDALEELMMLWLENENPAFRPFAELFDDAPIADGTAYHQVIAAIREFFDQQPRFGPDDQTLIEMLQAPARAAPDSLQGQLEFIRQRWAPYFGEAFSRFLTRLLTSFDLIREDEKAAFGFGGPGPSLAPTIEDLRGINAAPSGDITVIEHEAFTPDTDWMPRLVLLAKNTYVWLDQLSRKYQRAITRLDQVPDEELAQMAEWGITGLWLIGLWERSKASQRIKRLMGAHDAVASAYSLYDYAIAEDLGGEAALNHLKAQAWRYGIRLASDMVPNHMGIDSKWVIERPDYFLSLDHPPFPSYTFDGPDLSSDPRVGIFLEDHYYTRTDAAVVFKRLDRQTGDVRYIYHGNDGTAFPWNDTAQINYLNPEAREAVIQTILHVARQFPIIRFDAAMTLAKRHIRRLWFPEPGAGGAIPSRAGHGLTAAEFDALMPNEFWREVVDRAAVEAPDTLLLAEAFWMLEGYFVRTLGMHRVYNSAFMNMLRDEKNAEYRQLIKNTIEFDPEILRRYVNFQNNPDEKTAVEQFGKGDKYFGVCVLMCTMPGLPMFGHGQIEGYTEKYGMDFRYPKLWEWPDQALVARHEREIFPLLKKRYLFAGVDRFRLFDFYTADGSVNEDVFAYSNAYGDEKALVIYHNKFAETRGWIHTSAAYAVKQADKKVLVRSTLGEALGLHDDAEHFVVFHDAVSGLEFIRSSRELCARGLHMALRAYEYHVFDRIKEVREDAAHPYAELDARLQGRWVASIAEELEIVRLTPVARAYRRLVDADLMKRLMGAATLAEAEREQALDDLEARMQAVLEAIQRHTRGEDAVDAEAGRAVARATREDARRFVALRTLGRLPDDEATLATTLGWLLSRRMGEAAQTPLGAMRPVQDGTPRSTADPAQTGRTWLTRWRLGEALHSALRELGMDDPRAYAAVAQVKLIMTHSDLLMLPAQARPPASDAVALAPNSSPRIAALRALFADPEAQALLQVNVYNGITYFSKEAFESLVAALEAAATLNGADDARAQAQALIEAATAAGYRVAQLLSDLAAPSATPDA from the coding sequence ATGGAATTCCACATCTCTCGCGCCGCCCGCGAGCGCTACGATTTCGATCAGTCCATCTATCAATTCACCGGCAACGCCGTGTTCGCCAATCTACGCGCCGTGCGCGAGTTTGCGCAGCGCATGAACGACCGGCGTGACGCCGCGCGCAATCCGGACCGCGCCGTCCGCGCCGGCGACCTGAACGCGATGGGGCTGATTGACGAGCTATTGCACCTGGTCGTGCGCCTCTATGATGAAGCCTTGCGCCAACGTGGGCAAATGCCATCCCATCGGCGCAGCTTCAGCGATGCGCTGGACTATGCCAGCCAAAAGCTCGGTCGCGAGGCCGTGTATGCAACGTTAGCGCGCTTCACCGAGCACTTCCCCCCGCTCCCCGTGTATCGCCGCGAGATGAATCCGGCGACATATCTGGTCGCATATAGCACGGACGCGCTTGAGGAGCTGATGATGCTGTGGCTGGAGAACGAGAATCCGGCCTTCCGGCCATTTGCCGAATTGTTCGACGACGCCCCGATCGCCGACGGCACGGCTTACCACCAGGTGATCGCCGCGATTCGAGAATTCTTCGATCAGCAGCCGCGCTTCGGCCCGGACGATCAAACGTTGATCGAAATGCTCCAGGCGCCGGCGCGCGCTGCGCCGGATTCGTTGCAAGGACAGTTGGAGTTCATCCGGCAGCGCTGGGCGCCGTACTTCGGGGAGGCGTTCAGCCGCTTCCTCACCCGCTTGCTGACCAGCTTCGACTTGATCCGCGAAGATGAAAAGGCGGCGTTCGGGTTCGGCGGGCCGGGGCCCTCGCTAGCGCCGACCATCGAAGACCTGCGCGGCATCAACGCTGCGCCGTCGGGTGACATCACTGTGATCGAGCACGAGGCGTTTACGCCCGATACGGACTGGATGCCGCGGCTGGTGTTGTTGGCCAAAAATACCTACGTGTGGCTCGATCAACTCTCGCGCAAATATCAGCGCGCCATCACCCGGCTCGACCAGGTGCCGGACGAGGAGTTGGCGCAGATGGCGGAATGGGGCATCACCGGCCTATGGTTGATCGGCCTGTGGGAGCGTAGCAAAGCGTCGCAGCGCATCAAGCGGCTCATGGGCGCGCACGATGCCGTGGCCTCGGCCTATTCACTCTACGACTACGCGATTGCCGAGGACCTGGGCGGCGAAGCGGCGCTGAACCACCTTAAGGCGCAGGCCTGGCGCTACGGCATCCGCCTCGCCAGCGACATGGTGCCCAACCACATGGGCATTGACTCGAAGTGGGTGATCGAGCGCCCCGACTACTTCCTCTCGCTCGATCACCCGCCTTTCCCGTCCTACACGTTCGATGGCCCCGACCTCTCCAGCGACCCGCGCGTCGGCATCTTCCTCGAAGATCATTACTACACGCGCACCGACGCTGCGGTAGTCTTCAAGCGCCTCGACCGCCAGACGGGTGACGTGCGCTATATCTATCACGGCAATGATGGCACCGCCTTCCCGTGGAACGACACGGCACAGATCAACTACCTCAACCCGGAAGCGCGCGAAGCCGTGATTCAGACCATCTTGCACGTAGCGCGACAGTTCCCCATCATCCGCTTCGACGCGGCCATGACGCTAGCCAAGCGGCACATCCGCCGGCTATGGTTTCCCGAGCCGGGGGCGGGTGGGGCGATTCCGTCGCGCGCCGGCCACGGCTTGACGGCCGCGGAGTTCGACGCGCTGATGCCGAACGAGTTCTGGCGCGAGGTCGTGGATCGCGCGGCCGTCGAAGCGCCCGACACGCTTCTGTTGGCCGAGGCATTTTGGATGCTGGAAGGCTACTTCGTCCGCACGCTGGGCATGCACCGCGTTTACAACAGCGCGTTCATGAATATGCTGCGCGACGAAAAGAACGCCGAGTATCGCCAGCTCATCAAGAACACCATCGAGTTCGACCCCGAAATCCTGCGCCGCTACGTCAACTTCCAGAATAACCCCGACGAGAAGACGGCGGTCGAACAATTCGGCAAAGGCGACAAGTACTTCGGCGTATGCGTGTTGATGTGCACCATGCCCGGTTTGCCGATGTTCGGGCACGGCCAGATCGAGGGCTACACCGAAAAGTACGGCATGGATTTTCGCTATCCCAAGCTGTGGGAATGGCCCGATCAGGCGCTGGTCGCCCGGCATGAGCGCGAGATCTTCCCGCTGTTGAAGAAACGCTACTTGTTCGCCGGCGTAGATCGGTTTCGGCTGTTCGACTTCTACACAGCGGACGGCAGCGTCAACGAGGACGTGTTCGCCTACTCGAACGCCTACGGCGACGAGAAGGCGCTGGTGATATATCACAACAAGTTCGCCGAAACGCGCGGGTGGATCCATACGTCGGCAGCCTACGCTGTCAAACAGGCCGACAAGAAAGTGCTTGTCCGGTCCACGTTGGGTGAGGCGCTGGGTTTGCACGACGATGCGGAGCACTTCGTCGTGTTCCACGACGCCGTCAGCGGGCTTGAGTTTATTCGCAGCAGTCGCGAACTATGCGCGCGCGGCCTACACATGGCGTTGCGCGCCTATGAGTATCACGTCTTCGACCGCATCAAGGAAGTTCGGGAGGACGCCGCGCATCCTTACGCCGAGCTGGACGCCCGGCTGCAAGGGCGCTGGGTCGCGAGCATCGCGGAAGAGCTGGAGATTGTGCGGTTGACGCCGGTCGCGCGCGCATACCGGCGGCTGGTAGATGCCGATCTGATGAAGCGTTTGATGGGCGCGGCGACGCTAGCCGAGGCCGAACGTGAACAGGCGCTCGACGACCTCGAAGCGCGCATGCAGGCCGTGCTCGAAGCGATTCAGCGTCACACACGCGGCGAGGATGCCGTGGACGCCGAAGCCGGCCGTGCGGTCGCCCGCGCCACCCGTGAGGATGCGCGCCGCTTCGTGGCATTGCGCACACTGGGCCGTTTGCCGGATGATGAGGCCACGCTGGCGACGACGCTCGGCTGGCTGCTCTCGCGTCGCATGGGCGAAGCAGCGCAAACGCCGTTGGGAGCAATGCGCCCAGTCCAGGATGGAACGCCGCGATCCACGGCTGATCCTGCACAGACCGGCCGCACCTGGCTCACCCGCTGGCGCTTGGGCGAGGCGCTGCATAGCGCCCTGCGCGAACTCGGCATGGACGACCCGCGAGCCTACGCCGCTGTGGCGCAGGTCAAGCTGATCATGACGCACAGCGATCTGCTCATGCTGCCTGCGCAGGCTCGCCCTCCTGCGTCGGATGCTGTGGCCCTCGCGCCCAACTCCAGCCCGCGCATCGCTGCGCTTCGCGCGCTGTTTGCCGATCCCGAAGCTCAGGCGCTGCTTCAGGTGAATGTGTACAACGGCATCACCTATTTCAGCAAGGAAGCGTTCGAGTCGCTCGTCGCGGCGCTGGAGGCAGCAGCGACGCTCAACGGCGCCGACGACGCGCGCGCACAGGCGCAGGCGCTGATCGAAGCGGCAACGGCCGCCGGATACCGCGTGGCGCAACTGCTATCCGATTTGGCAGCGCCGTCGGCAACGCCCGATGCTTGA
- a CDS encoding ABC transporter permease, translating into MESGQLLIILATAIASATPLVFACIGETLTERAGVINLSAEGTIMLCAMVGFVAAKTADNVWLGFLAAAIVGALIALVVAYGAITLKQSQIAIGFVLALLCSDLSAYLGNPYVRIPGPTVPPRFPMPVLQDIPFIGPLFFREGDILVYAGYALIVVAWFYFYRTRGGLTLRAIGEQPAAAFARGHNVIALRYAYTLIGGALMGIAGAAFSLDFKAGWSYRHTAGYGWIALAIVIFGGWNPLRAALGAYLFGVLQSLAGVAQSAIPDVPTQVFTVAPFVLMILALVLTSGDWLDRLLSYLPVNVRRSLARAIHTAPPAALGRPFEQD; encoded by the coding sequence ATGGAGTCCGGTCAACTGCTCATCATCCTTGCCACGGCCATCGCCTCTGCCACGCCGCTGGTGTTCGCGTGCATTGGCGAGACGCTCACCGAGCGCGCCGGCGTGATCAACCTCTCCGCCGAGGGCACGATCATGCTGTGCGCCATGGTCGGGTTCGTGGCTGCCAAGACCGCCGATAACGTATGGCTCGGCTTCCTGGCCGCGGCCATCGTCGGCGCGCTGATCGCGTTGGTGGTCGCCTATGGTGCCATCACGCTCAAACAATCACAAATCGCCATCGGCTTTGTGCTGGCGCTCTTGTGCAGCGACCTCTCCGCCTATCTGGGCAATCCCTACGTGCGCATCCCCGGCCCGACGGTGCCGCCGCGCTTTCCCATGCCTGTGTTGCAGGACATTCCGTTCATCGGGCCGCTGTTCTTCCGCGAGGGCGACATCCTGGTGTATGCCGGCTACGCGCTGATCGTCGTCGCCTGGTTCTATTTCTATCGCACGCGCGGCGGGCTGACGCTGCGGGCGATCGGCGAACAGCCGGCGGCTGCATTTGCGCGCGGGCACAACGTGATCGCGCTCCGCTATGCCTACACGCTGATCGGCGGCGCACTGATGGGCATCGCCGGCGCGGCCTTCTCACTGGATTTCAAGGCCGGCTGGAGCTACCGCCACACCGCCGGCTATGGCTGGATCGCGCTGGCCATCGTCATCTTCGGGGGATGGAATCCGCTGCGCGCTGCGCTGGGCGCGTATCTGTTCGGCGTGCTGCAATCGCTGGCCGGCGTCGCACAAAGCGCCATCCCAGATGTGCCGACGCAAGTGTTCACCGTTGCGCCGTTCGTGCTGATGATCCTGGCGCTCGTGCTCACTTCGGGCGACTGGCTGGACCGCCTGCTGAGCTACTTGCCGGTGAATGTGCGGCGCTCGCTCGCGCGCGCCATTCACACGGCGCCGCCGGCGGCGCTGGGCCGGCCGTTCGAGCAAGATTAG